The following proteins come from a genomic window of Pseudochaenichthys georgianus chromosome 17, fPseGeo1.2, whole genome shotgun sequence:
- the LOC117462957 gene encoding neuromedin-U receptor 1-like translates to MLQRNCSLTALFTSDATVLSDVGCPDASVVCGVNISWVLANATAQDLHYMCLSEEEYLSMHLGPVKSPVFLPACVTYLTIFMVGALGNSLTCTVILRNRVIQTPTNYYLMSPAVSDLLVLLLGMPLELYEMWQNYPFLLGGGGCSFKTFLFETVCFASILNVTALSVERYMVVVHPLKVKHMTTQAHVNRVIFMLWVLSMLCAVPNTSLHGIVVLPSWFGREFPRSAICHVMKPIWVYNLIILISTFVFFLLPLMIISILYLIIGVRLQRDRLMTVVDTSFGPESLSRSHKQKLSRRNVQVTKMLCVLVIVFGLCWAPFLVDRLMWSYIDPLSEQHLQVFELVHIVSEVFFYLSSAINPILYNLMATRFREMFSHVTCYHNSWPARFSQQMTQRSTLSEKMPSST, encoded by the exons ATGCTGCAGCGTAACTGCTCCCTCACTGCTCTTTTCACATCCGATGCCACAGTCCTCAGTGACGTGGGCTGCCCCGACGCTTCTGTGGTGTGTGGGGTGAATATCTCCTGGGTGTTGGCTAATGCTACTGCTCAGGATCTGCATTACATGTGTTTAAGCGAGGAGGAGTACCTATCCATGCACCTGGGCCcggtcaagtcccctgtgttcCTCCCTGCCTGTGTCACCTACCTTACCATCTTTATGGTGGGCGCACTGGGCAATTCTCTCACCTGCACTGTGATTTTGCGCAACAGGGTGATACAGACGCCCACCAACTACTACCTGATGAGCCCGGCAGTCTCTGACctgctggtgctgctgctgggCATGCCATTAGAGCTCTACGAAATGTGGCAGAACTACCCCTTCCTGCTCGGGGGGGGTGGTTGCTCCTTTAAAACCTTCTTATTTGAGACCGTCTGCTTCGCCTCCATCCTTAATGTGACAGCGCTGAGCGTGGAGCGCTACATGGTGGTGGTGCACCCCCTCAAGGTCAAACACATGACCACACAGGCTCACGTAAATAGGGTCATCTTCATGCTGTGGGTGCTTTCCATGCTGTGTGCTGTGCCAAACACTAGTCTGCATGGCATCGTGGTGCTGCCTTCATGGTTTGGACGAGAGTTCCCCCGATCTGCTATCTGCC ATGTGATGAAGCCCATCTGGGTGTACAACCTCATCATCCTGATTTCCACGTTTGTGTTCTTCCTGCTCCCCTTGATGATAATCAGCATCCTCTACCTGATTATTGGTGTGCGGCTGCAGAGGGACAGGTTGATGACTGTGGTGGACACAAGCTTTGGACCGGAAAGTCTCTCCAGGTCCCACAAGCAGAAACTGAGCAGACGCAACGTGCAAGTCACCAAAATGCTGT GTGTGCTGGTGATTGTGTTCGGACTTTGCTGGGCCCCCTTCCTTGTGGACCGCCTGATGTGGAGCTACATTGATCCCTTGTCCGAGCAGCACCTCCAGGTCTTCGAGCTCGTCCACATCGTCTCCGAGGTCTTCTTCTACCTGAGCTCTGCCATCAACCCCATCCTCTACAACCTCATGGCCACCAGGTTCAGAGAAATGTTCAGTCACGTTACTTGTTATCATAACAGCTGGCCCGCACGCTTCAGCCAACAGATGACCCAACGCAGCACCTTGAGTGAGAAAATGCCCAGCAGTACTTAG
- the LOC117461711 gene encoding deoxyribodipyrimidine photo-lyase-like isoform X3, whose product MSEKKRKSTSAAAAAAVKEPGAKQQKLDPTKDKGWLQDSLKLQRTKNKLMKFNKERLRYTSNTERIKQGSEGVLYWMSRDHRVQDNWALIHAQQLALKEKLPLHVCFCLFVPKSELSTLRHYSFMLKGLKEVEKKCRSLDIQFHLLHGSAGDVLPGFVSDRELGAVVTDFSPLREPLQWLEDVKKTLPKDIPLIQVDAHNIVPCWVASPKLEYAARTIRGKLTKLLPQFLTDFPLVEKHPYTTARSAKLIDWEKTLASLQVDRDVGEPEWAMPGTKGGVAMLESFIDERLKLFATQRNDPNIAGLSQLSPWIRFGHLSAQRVALQVQSSGKCAGPSVATFIEELVVRRELTDNFCFYNEKYDSVEGTHDWAQKSLKAHAKDKREYLYTREQLEKAKTHDKLWNASQYQMITMGKMHGFLRMYWAKKILEWTSSPEEALSIALYLNDRYSLDGQDPNGFVGCMWSIGGIHDRAWGERKVFGKVRYMNYKGCQRKFDVARFEKKYCPKNL is encoded by the exons ATGTCTGAGAAAAAACGAAAGTCTacatctgctgctgctgctgctgctgttaaaGAGCCCGGTGCTAAGCAGCAGAAGCTGGATCCCACGAAGGATAAGGGCTGGCTGCAGGACAGTCTGAAGCTGCAGAGGACAAAGAACAAGCTGATGAAATTCAACAAAGAACGCCTCCGCTACACATCTAACACTGAGAGGATAAAGCAGGGCTCAGAGGGTGTCCTGTACTGGATGTCACGAGACCACAGAGTACAAG atAATTGGGCTCTGATCCATGCCCAGCAGCTTGCTCTGAAGGAGAAGCTTCCTCTGCACGTCTGTTTCTGCCTGTTTGTCCCAAAATCAGAGCTGTCCACTCTGAGACATTACAGCTTCATGCTGAAAGGTCTGAAAGAAGTCGAAAAG AAGTGCAGATCCTTAGACATCCAGTTCCACCTGCTCCATGGTTCAGCTGGAGATGTTCTCCCAGGCTTTGTGTCTGATCGAGAACTGGGCGCAGTGGTAACAGACTTCTCTCCCCTCAGAGAGCCACTGCAGTGGTTGGAGGATGTTAAAAAGACTCTTCCAAAAGATATTCCCCTCATACAG GTAGATGCCCACAATATTGTCCCCTGCTGGGTAGCCTCACCTAAACTTGAGTACGCCGCCAGGACAATCAGAGGAAAACTCACAAAGCTTCTCCCGCAGTTCCTCACAGACTTTCCTCTGGTAGAAAAACACCCCTACACAACGGCAAGAAGCGCCAAA CTCATAGACTGGGAAAAAACCCTAGCCTCCCTGCAGGTAGACCGAGATGTAGGAGAGCCGGAGTGGGCTATGCCGGGCACCAAGGGAGGAGTGGCCATGTTGGAGTCCTTCATTGATGAACGCCTCAAACTATTCGCTACTCAACGCAACGACCCAAACATTGCAGGCCTTAGCCAGCTGTCCCCCTGGATCCGCTTTG GTCACCTTTCAGCCCAGCGTGTGGCGCTGCAGGTTCAGAGCAGTGGGAAATGTGCAGGTCCATCTGTCGCTACCTTCATCGAGGAGTTGGTTGTGCGCAGGGagctgacggacaacttctgcTTCTACAACGAGAAATACGACAGCGTAGAGG GTACGCATGACTGGGCTCAGAAGAGTTTAAAGGCTCATGCCAAAGACAAGAGGGAGTATCTCTACACACGGGAGCAGCTGGAGAAAGCAAAGACACATGACAAACTCTGGAATGCCTCTCAG TACCAGATGATCACTATGGGGAAGATGCATGGTTTCCTGAGGATGTACTGGGCCAAAAAGATTCTGGAGTGGACTTCTTCACCAGAGGAGGCGCTCTCCATCGCGCTCTACCTAAACGACCGCTACAGTCTGGATGGCCAGGACCCCAATGGCTTTGTCG GTTGTATGTGGTCTATTGGTGGCATCCACGACCGAGCCtggggagagagaaaggttttcGGAAAGGTCCGCTACATGAACTACAAAGGCTGCCAGCGGAAGTTTGACGTAGCTCGGTTTGAGAAAAAGTACTGTCCCAAAAACCTTTGA
- the LOC117461711 gene encoding deoxyribodipyrimidine photo-lyase-like isoform X1 yields MLHSICRSSSFFRVVTHSYLDTTSVLSSKNKAFSTSHTIMSEKKRKSTSAAAAAAVKEPGAKQQKLDPTKDKGWLQDSLKLQRTKNKLMKFNKERLRYTSNTERIKQGSEGVLYWMSRDHRVQDNWALIHAQQLALKEKLPLHVCFCLFVPKSELSTLRHYSFMLKGLKEVEKKCRSLDIQFHLLHGSAGDVLPGFVSDRELGAVVTDFSPLREPLQWLEDVKKTLPKDIPLIQVDAHNIVPCWVASPKLEYAARTIRGKLTKLLPQFLTDFPLVEKHPYTTARSAKLIDWEKTLASLQVDRDVGEPEWAMPGTKGGVAMLESFIDERLKLFATQRNDPNIAGLSQLSPWIRFGHLSAQRVALQVQSSGKCAGPSVATFIEELVVRRELTDNFCFYNEKYDSVEGTHDWAQKSLKAHAKDKREYLYTREQLEKAKTHDKLWNASQYQMITMGKMHGFLRMYWAKKILEWTSSPEEALSIALYLNDRYSLDGQDPNGFVGCMWSIGGIHDRAWGERKVFGKVRYMNYKGCQRKFDVARFEKKYCPKNL; encoded by the exons ATGCTGCACAGCATTTGCAGGAG CTCATCTTTCTTTAGAGTTGTTACCCACAGTTATCTGGATACCACTTCAGTACTTTCTTCAAAGAACAAGGCATTCAGCACCAGTCACACCATCATGTCTGAGAAAAAACGAAAGTCTacatctgctgctgctgctgctgctgttaaaGAGCCCGGTGCTAAGCAGCAGAAGCTGGATCCCACGAAGGATAAGGGCTGGCTGCAGGACAGTCTGAAGCTGCAGAGGACAAAGAACAAGCTGATGAAATTCAACAAAGAACGCCTCCGCTACACATCTAACACTGAGAGGATAAAGCAGGGCTCAGAGGGTGTCCTGTACTGGATGTCACGAGACCACAGAGTACAAG atAATTGGGCTCTGATCCATGCCCAGCAGCTTGCTCTGAAGGAGAAGCTTCCTCTGCACGTCTGTTTCTGCCTGTTTGTCCCAAAATCAGAGCTGTCCACTCTGAGACATTACAGCTTCATGCTGAAAGGTCTGAAAGAAGTCGAAAAG AAGTGCAGATCCTTAGACATCCAGTTCCACCTGCTCCATGGTTCAGCTGGAGATGTTCTCCCAGGCTTTGTGTCTGATCGAGAACTGGGCGCAGTGGTAACAGACTTCTCTCCCCTCAGAGAGCCACTGCAGTGGTTGGAGGATGTTAAAAAGACTCTTCCAAAAGATATTCCCCTCATACAG GTAGATGCCCACAATATTGTCCCCTGCTGGGTAGCCTCACCTAAACTTGAGTACGCCGCCAGGACAATCAGAGGAAAACTCACAAAGCTTCTCCCGCAGTTCCTCACAGACTTTCCTCTGGTAGAAAAACACCCCTACACAACGGCAAGAAGCGCCAAA CTCATAGACTGGGAAAAAACCCTAGCCTCCCTGCAGGTAGACCGAGATGTAGGAGAGCCGGAGTGGGCTATGCCGGGCACCAAGGGAGGAGTGGCCATGTTGGAGTCCTTCATTGATGAACGCCTCAAACTATTCGCTACTCAACGCAACGACCCAAACATTGCAGGCCTTAGCCAGCTGTCCCCCTGGATCCGCTTTG GTCACCTTTCAGCCCAGCGTGTGGCGCTGCAGGTTCAGAGCAGTGGGAAATGTGCAGGTCCATCTGTCGCTACCTTCATCGAGGAGTTGGTTGTGCGCAGGGagctgacggacaacttctgcTTCTACAACGAGAAATACGACAGCGTAGAGG GTACGCATGACTGGGCTCAGAAGAGTTTAAAGGCTCATGCCAAAGACAAGAGGGAGTATCTCTACACACGGGAGCAGCTGGAGAAAGCAAAGACACATGACAAACTCTGGAATGCCTCTCAG TACCAGATGATCACTATGGGGAAGATGCATGGTTTCCTGAGGATGTACTGGGCCAAAAAGATTCTGGAGTGGACTTCTTCACCAGAGGAGGCGCTCTCCATCGCGCTCTACCTAAACGACCGCTACAGTCTGGATGGCCAGGACCCCAATGGCTTTGTCG GTTGTATGTGGTCTATTGGTGGCATCCACGACCGAGCCtggggagagagaaaggttttcGGAAAGGTCCGCTACATGAACTACAAAGGCTGCCAGCGGAAGTTTGACGTAGCTCGGTTTGAGAAAAAGTACTGTCCCAAAAACCTTTGA
- the LOC117461711 gene encoding deoxyribodipyrimidine photo-lyase-like isoform X2, producing the protein MLHSICRRVVTHSYLDTTSVLSSKNKAFSTSHTIMSEKKRKSTSAAAAAAVKEPGAKQQKLDPTKDKGWLQDSLKLQRTKNKLMKFNKERLRYTSNTERIKQGSEGVLYWMSRDHRVQDNWALIHAQQLALKEKLPLHVCFCLFVPKSELSTLRHYSFMLKGLKEVEKKCRSLDIQFHLLHGSAGDVLPGFVSDRELGAVVTDFSPLREPLQWLEDVKKTLPKDIPLIQVDAHNIVPCWVASPKLEYAARTIRGKLTKLLPQFLTDFPLVEKHPYTTARSAKLIDWEKTLASLQVDRDVGEPEWAMPGTKGGVAMLESFIDERLKLFATQRNDPNIAGLSQLSPWIRFGHLSAQRVALQVQSSGKCAGPSVATFIEELVVRRELTDNFCFYNEKYDSVEGTHDWAQKSLKAHAKDKREYLYTREQLEKAKTHDKLWNASQYQMITMGKMHGFLRMYWAKKILEWTSSPEEALSIALYLNDRYSLDGQDPNGFVGCMWSIGGIHDRAWGERKVFGKVRYMNYKGCQRKFDVARFEKKYCPKNL; encoded by the exons ATGCTGCACAGCATTTGCAGGAG AGTTGTTACCCACAGTTATCTGGATACCACTTCAGTACTTTCTTCAAAGAACAAGGCATTCAGCACCAGTCACACCATCATGTCTGAGAAAAAACGAAAGTCTacatctgctgctgctgctgctgctgttaaaGAGCCCGGTGCTAAGCAGCAGAAGCTGGATCCCACGAAGGATAAGGGCTGGCTGCAGGACAGTCTGAAGCTGCAGAGGACAAAGAACAAGCTGATGAAATTCAACAAAGAACGCCTCCGCTACACATCTAACACTGAGAGGATAAAGCAGGGCTCAGAGGGTGTCCTGTACTGGATGTCACGAGACCACAGAGTACAAG atAATTGGGCTCTGATCCATGCCCAGCAGCTTGCTCTGAAGGAGAAGCTTCCTCTGCACGTCTGTTTCTGCCTGTTTGTCCCAAAATCAGAGCTGTCCACTCTGAGACATTACAGCTTCATGCTGAAAGGTCTGAAAGAAGTCGAAAAG AAGTGCAGATCCTTAGACATCCAGTTCCACCTGCTCCATGGTTCAGCTGGAGATGTTCTCCCAGGCTTTGTGTCTGATCGAGAACTGGGCGCAGTGGTAACAGACTTCTCTCCCCTCAGAGAGCCACTGCAGTGGTTGGAGGATGTTAAAAAGACTCTTCCAAAAGATATTCCCCTCATACAG GTAGATGCCCACAATATTGTCCCCTGCTGGGTAGCCTCACCTAAACTTGAGTACGCCGCCAGGACAATCAGAGGAAAACTCACAAAGCTTCTCCCGCAGTTCCTCACAGACTTTCCTCTGGTAGAAAAACACCCCTACACAACGGCAAGAAGCGCCAAA CTCATAGACTGGGAAAAAACCCTAGCCTCCCTGCAGGTAGACCGAGATGTAGGAGAGCCGGAGTGGGCTATGCCGGGCACCAAGGGAGGAGTGGCCATGTTGGAGTCCTTCATTGATGAACGCCTCAAACTATTCGCTACTCAACGCAACGACCCAAACATTGCAGGCCTTAGCCAGCTGTCCCCCTGGATCCGCTTTG GTCACCTTTCAGCCCAGCGTGTGGCGCTGCAGGTTCAGAGCAGTGGGAAATGTGCAGGTCCATCTGTCGCTACCTTCATCGAGGAGTTGGTTGTGCGCAGGGagctgacggacaacttctgcTTCTACAACGAGAAATACGACAGCGTAGAGG GTACGCATGACTGGGCTCAGAAGAGTTTAAAGGCTCATGCCAAAGACAAGAGGGAGTATCTCTACACACGGGAGCAGCTGGAGAAAGCAAAGACACATGACAAACTCTGGAATGCCTCTCAG TACCAGATGATCACTATGGGGAAGATGCATGGTTTCCTGAGGATGTACTGGGCCAAAAAGATTCTGGAGTGGACTTCTTCACCAGAGGAGGCGCTCTCCATCGCGCTCTACCTAAACGACCGCTACAGTCTGGATGGCCAGGACCCCAATGGCTTTGTCG GTTGTATGTGGTCTATTGGTGGCATCCACGACCGAGCCtggggagagagaaaggttttcGGAAAGGTCCGCTACATGAACTACAAAGGCTGCCAGCGGAAGTTTGACGTAGCTCGGTTTGAGAAAAAGTACTGTCCCAAAAACCTTTGA